The following coding sequences are from one Salvia hispanica cultivar TCC Black 2014 chromosome 3, UniMelb_Shisp_WGS_1.0, whole genome shotgun sequence window:
- the LOC125208995 gene encoding G-type lectin S-receptor-like serine/threonine-protein kinase At1g11300 isoform X3 — MSRTSYHRLIMDVVSFIVVLLNLIAIHVYFRQDANQAFIGNARSLKFGVSAAIDTIRANESLRETEALISNGNRFKLCFYSPSNSSRRYLGIMYNVPVMTVVWVANRNKPLSDLSGTFQISSDGNLVILDGRKEIMWSTNISSSVTNSSAVLLDTGNLVLQDNSNGAYVWESFQHASDSWLEKMKIVTDLITDEKNMLTSWTSPDDPAPGSFTVTLEPLDVPQSFVRKNGSPYWRTGPWNGQKYTGVPSMSSQYRYGVKVFSDTPGTLYQTLILSNSSVLLYVLLNSSGSLEQKVWSDDNKRWDVTWSSTSNECDMYGKCGPFGSCDAQDRPICSCLRGFEPRSKDEWDAGNWTSGCSRKTRLQCEQNNFVGKQDEFLKVEGMKLPDHFIFSGLSEEECRDVCLINCSCIAYAYPPGIGCLQWTQNLTDTQKLAYGGDGLHIRLTHSEIAEKKQYHKAIIVTAVVLGFILVTICVYFLLKYLCYRGYSEESTLKHDEHGVKLEELSTFRFMILSNATENFNRAKKLGQGGFGLVYKGRLPNGVEIAVKRLARSSNQGVEEFMNEVEVISRLQHRNLVRLLGCCVESEEKMLVYEYMPNGSLDAYLFGSHMHKLLSWKTRKVIIEGICRGLLYLHRDSRLKIIHRDLKASNILLDEAFIPKISDFGMARIFGGKDDQANTTRVVGTFGYMPPEYALRGIFSEKSDVYSFGVLLLEIVSGKRNSSFDDQQLSLTAYVYCVCKKRQQTGLTCLQCCRCLAVRSWSFLDQSSQRFTGCMVLNPQGPLLNVL, encoded by the exons ATGAGTAGAACCAGCTACCACCGATTAATCATGGATGTTGTGTCTTTTATCGTCGTATTGCTCAACTTGATTGCTATTCACGTATATTTCCGGCAAGATGCAAACCAGGCATTTATCGGGAATGCGAGAAGTTTAAAGTTTGGAG TTTCTGCAGCCATTGACACCATAAGAGCTAATGAATCTCTCAGGGAAACTGAAGCTTTGATCTCCAATGGAAATAGATTCAAGTTATGTTTTTACAGCCCGTCAAATAGCAGCCGACGTTACCTCGGTATCATGTACAATGTCCCGGTGATGACTGTTGTATGGGTGGCTAATAGAAATAAGCCTCTCAGTGATTTATCTGGAACATTTCAGATATCATCAGATGGCAATCTCGTGATCTTGGATGGTCGAAAGGAGATTATGTGGTCGACAAATATTTCATCTTCTGTTACGAACTCTAGTGCTGTGCTCTTGGATACAGGGAATCTGGTTCTGCAAGATAACTCCAACGGTGCATATGTTTGGGAGAGCTTCCAGCATGCTTCCGATTCCTGgttagagaagatgaaaattgTTACAGATTTGATAACGGATGAGAAGAATATGTTGACATCGTGGACAAGTCCTGATGATCCAGCACCTGGAAGTTTCACCGTAACCCTAGAGCCTTTGGACGTACCTCAGTCGTTTGTTCGCAAGAATGGTAGCCCCTACTGGCGTACTGGTCCGTGGAATGGTCAGAAATATACTGGGGTTCCGTCCATGAGCTCACAATATCGTTACGGCGTGAAGGTTTTCAGTGATACTCCTGGAACTCTGTATCAAACACTAATACTTTCAAATTCATCTGTGTTGCTATACGTTTTATTGAACTCTTCAGGGAGTTTAGAGCAGAAGGTGTGGTCTGATGACAATAAACGATGGGACGTAACATGGTCATCAACAAGTAACGAGTGTGATATGTATGGTAAGTGTGGACCTTTCGGAAGCTGTGATGCTCAAGACAGGCCAATATGTTCCTGTCTTCGGGGCTTTGAGCCCAGAAGCAAAGATGAGTGGGATGCGGGAAACTGGACGAGTGGATGCTCGAGGAAAACTCGACTCCAATGTGAACAGAATAATTTTGTTGGTAAACAAGATGAGTTTCTAAAGGTGGAGGGAATGAAGTTGCCggatcattttatattttctggtTTATCAGAAGAAGAATGCAGGGATGTGTGCTTGATTAATTGTTCATGTATAGCTTATGCATATCCTCCTGGAATCGGATGTCTGCAATGGACTCAGAACTTAACAGATACTCAGAAGTTGGCTTATGGCGGTGATGGCTTGCACATTCGGTTGACACATTCAGAAATAG CAGAAAAGAAGCAATACCACAAAGCAATTATTGTGACAGCAGTCGTTTTGGGGTTTATACTTGTTACCATATGCGTATACtttttgttgaaatatttGTGTTACAGAG GATATTCTGAAGAAAGCACACTCAAACATGATGAGCATGGTGTTAAACTTGAGGAGTTGTCTACATTTAGATTTATGATACTCTCAAATGCAACCGAAAATTTTAACCGTGCGAAGAAGCTTGGACAAGGTGGCTTTGGTCTAGTTTACAAa GGGAGATTACCGAATGGGGTAGAAATTGCTGTCAAAAGACTAGCAAGATCCTCTAACCAAGGGGTGGAGGAGTTCATGAATGAGGTTGAGGTGATTTCAAGGCTTCAACACCGCAATCTTGTTAGACTTCTCGGTTGTTGTGTCGAGTCCGAAGAAAAAATGCTTGTTTATGAATATATGCCCAATGGAAGCTTGGATGCCTATCTCTTTG GTTCACATATGCATAAGCTTCTTAGTTGGAAAACACGCAAAGTTATTATTGAGGGGATTTGTCGAGGCCTGCTTTACCTACATCGGGATTCAAGGTTAAAGATCATTCACAGAGATCTCAAGGCAAGTAATATCTTGTTGGATGAGGCGTTTATCCCCAAAATTTCCGACTTTGGTATGGCAAGGATTTTTGGTGGAAAGGATGACCAAGCCAACACAACAAGGGTTGTTGGGACATT TGGCTACATGCCCCCGGAATATGCATTACGTGGAATTTTCTCTGAAAAATCGGATGTGTATAGCTTTGGTGTCCTACTATTAGAGATTGTGAGTGGAAAGAGAAACTCCAGTTTTGATGATCAACAACTCTCTCTTACAGCTTAT GTTTATTGTGTGTGCAAGAAACGGCAGCAGACAGGCCTAACATGTCTACAGTGTTGTCGATGCTTAGCAGTGAGATCTTGGAGCTTCCTCGACCAAAGCAGCCAGCGTTTCACGGGATGCATGGTTCTCAATCCACAGGGTCCTCTACTAAATGTTCTGTAA
- the LOC125208995 gene encoding G-type lectin S-receptor-like serine/threonine-protein kinase At1g11300 isoform X1 codes for MSRTSYHRLIMDVVSFIVVLLNLIAIHVYFRQDANQAFIGNARSLKFGVSAAIDTIRANESLRETEALISNGNRFKLCFYSPSNSSRRYLGIMYNVPVMTVVWVANRNKPLSDLSGTFQISSDGNLVILDGRKEIMWSTNISSSVTNSSAVLLDTGNLVLQDNSNGAYVWESFQHASDSWLEKMKIVTDLITDEKNMLTSWTSPDDPAPGSFTVTLEPLDVPQSFVRKNGSPYWRTGPWNGQKYTGVPSMSSQYRYGVKVFSDTPGTLYQTLILSNSSVLLYVLLNSSGSLEQKVWSDDNKRWDVTWSSTSNECDMYGKCGPFGSCDAQDRPICSCLRGFEPRSKDEWDAGNWTSGCSRKTRLQCEQNNFVGKQDEFLKVEGMKLPDHFIFSGLSEEECRDVCLINCSCIAYAYPPGIGCLQWTQNLTDTQKLAYGGDGLHIRLTHSEIAEKKQYHKAIIVTAVVLGFILVTICVYFLLKYLCYRGYSEESTLKHDEHGVKLEELSTFRFMILSNATENFNRAKKLGQGGFGLVYKGRLPNGVEIAVKRLARSSNQGVEEFMNEVEVISRLQHRNLVRLLGCCVESEEKMLVYEYMPNGSLDAYLFGSHMHKLLSWKTRKVIIEGICRGLLYLHRDSRLKIIHRDLKASNILLDEAFIPKISDFGMARIFGGKDDQANTTRVVGTFGYMPPEYALRGIFSEKSDVYSFGVLLLEIVSGKRNSSFDDQQLSLTAYTWKLWNEGKIVNLMDVDIFDSGTEDDIVRYANVGLLCVQETAADRPNMSTVLSMLSSEILELPRPKQPAFHGMHGSQSTGSSTKCSVNNVSISIVEGR; via the exons ATGAGTAGAACCAGCTACCACCGATTAATCATGGATGTTGTGTCTTTTATCGTCGTATTGCTCAACTTGATTGCTATTCACGTATATTTCCGGCAAGATGCAAACCAGGCATTTATCGGGAATGCGAGAAGTTTAAAGTTTGGAG TTTCTGCAGCCATTGACACCATAAGAGCTAATGAATCTCTCAGGGAAACTGAAGCTTTGATCTCCAATGGAAATAGATTCAAGTTATGTTTTTACAGCCCGTCAAATAGCAGCCGACGTTACCTCGGTATCATGTACAATGTCCCGGTGATGACTGTTGTATGGGTGGCTAATAGAAATAAGCCTCTCAGTGATTTATCTGGAACATTTCAGATATCATCAGATGGCAATCTCGTGATCTTGGATGGTCGAAAGGAGATTATGTGGTCGACAAATATTTCATCTTCTGTTACGAACTCTAGTGCTGTGCTCTTGGATACAGGGAATCTGGTTCTGCAAGATAACTCCAACGGTGCATATGTTTGGGAGAGCTTCCAGCATGCTTCCGATTCCTGgttagagaagatgaaaattgTTACAGATTTGATAACGGATGAGAAGAATATGTTGACATCGTGGACAAGTCCTGATGATCCAGCACCTGGAAGTTTCACCGTAACCCTAGAGCCTTTGGACGTACCTCAGTCGTTTGTTCGCAAGAATGGTAGCCCCTACTGGCGTACTGGTCCGTGGAATGGTCAGAAATATACTGGGGTTCCGTCCATGAGCTCACAATATCGTTACGGCGTGAAGGTTTTCAGTGATACTCCTGGAACTCTGTATCAAACACTAATACTTTCAAATTCATCTGTGTTGCTATACGTTTTATTGAACTCTTCAGGGAGTTTAGAGCAGAAGGTGTGGTCTGATGACAATAAACGATGGGACGTAACATGGTCATCAACAAGTAACGAGTGTGATATGTATGGTAAGTGTGGACCTTTCGGAAGCTGTGATGCTCAAGACAGGCCAATATGTTCCTGTCTTCGGGGCTTTGAGCCCAGAAGCAAAGATGAGTGGGATGCGGGAAACTGGACGAGTGGATGCTCGAGGAAAACTCGACTCCAATGTGAACAGAATAATTTTGTTGGTAAACAAGATGAGTTTCTAAAGGTGGAGGGAATGAAGTTGCCggatcattttatattttctggtTTATCAGAAGAAGAATGCAGGGATGTGTGCTTGATTAATTGTTCATGTATAGCTTATGCATATCCTCCTGGAATCGGATGTCTGCAATGGACTCAGAACTTAACAGATACTCAGAAGTTGGCTTATGGCGGTGATGGCTTGCACATTCGGTTGACACATTCAGAAATAG CAGAAAAGAAGCAATACCACAAAGCAATTATTGTGACAGCAGTCGTTTTGGGGTTTATACTTGTTACCATATGCGTATACtttttgttgaaatatttGTGTTACAGAG GATATTCTGAAGAAAGCACACTCAAACATGATGAGCATGGTGTTAAACTTGAGGAGTTGTCTACATTTAGATTTATGATACTCTCAAATGCAACCGAAAATTTTAACCGTGCGAAGAAGCTTGGACAAGGTGGCTTTGGTCTAGTTTACAAa GGGAGATTACCGAATGGGGTAGAAATTGCTGTCAAAAGACTAGCAAGATCCTCTAACCAAGGGGTGGAGGAGTTCATGAATGAGGTTGAGGTGATTTCAAGGCTTCAACACCGCAATCTTGTTAGACTTCTCGGTTGTTGTGTCGAGTCCGAAGAAAAAATGCTTGTTTATGAATATATGCCCAATGGAAGCTTGGATGCCTATCTCTTTG GTTCACATATGCATAAGCTTCTTAGTTGGAAAACACGCAAAGTTATTATTGAGGGGATTTGTCGAGGCCTGCTTTACCTACATCGGGATTCAAGGTTAAAGATCATTCACAGAGATCTCAAGGCAAGTAATATCTTGTTGGATGAGGCGTTTATCCCCAAAATTTCCGACTTTGGTATGGCAAGGATTTTTGGTGGAAAGGATGACCAAGCCAACACAACAAGGGTTGTTGGGACATT TGGCTACATGCCCCCGGAATATGCATTACGTGGAATTTTCTCTGAAAAATCGGATGTGTATAGCTTTGGTGTCCTACTATTAGAGATTGTGAGTGGAAAGAGAAACTCCAGTTTTGATGATCAACAACTCTCTCTTACAGCTTAT ACATGGAAATTGTGGAATGAAGGCAAGATAGTGAATTTGATGGATGTAGACATCTTTGATAGTGGAACGGAAGATGATATTGTTCGATACGCAAATGTAGGTTTATTGTGTGTGCAAGAAACGGCAGCAGACAGGCCTAACATGTCTACAGTGTTGTCGATGCTTAGCAGTGAGATCTTGGAGCTTCCTCGACCAAAGCAGCCAGCGTTTCACGGGATGCATGGTTCTCAATCCACAGGGTCCTCTACTAAATGTTCTGTAAATAATGTTTCTATTTCTATAGTTGAAGGAAGGTAA
- the LOC125208995 gene encoding G-type lectin S-receptor-like serine/threonine-protein kinase At1g11300 isoform X2: MSRTSYHRLIMDVVSFIVVLLNLIAIHVYFRQDANQAFIGNARSLKFGVSAAIDTIRANESLRETEALISNGNRFKLCFYSPSNSSRRYLGIMYNVPVMTVVWVANRNKPLSDLSGTFQISSDGNLVILDGRKEIMWSTNISSSVTNSSAVLLDTGNLVLQDNSNGAYVWESFQHASDSWLEKMKIVTDLITDEKNMLTSWTSPDDPAPGSFTVTLEPLDVPQSFVRKNGSPYWRTGPWNGQKYTGVPSMSSQYRYGVKVFSDTPGTLYQTLILSNSSVLLYVLLNSSGSLEQKVWSDDNKRWDVTWSSTSNECDMYGKCGPFGSCDAQDRPICSCLRGFEPRSKDEWDAGNWTSGCSRKTRLQCEQNNFVGKQDEFLKVEGMKLPDHFIFSGLSEEECRDVCLINCSCIAYAYPPGIGCLQWTQNLTDTQKLAYGGDGLHIRLTHSEIEKKQYHKAIIVTAVVLGFILVTICVYFLLKYLCYRGYSEESTLKHDEHGVKLEELSTFRFMILSNATENFNRAKKLGQGGFGLVYKGRLPNGVEIAVKRLARSSNQGVEEFMNEVEVISRLQHRNLVRLLGCCVESEEKMLVYEYMPNGSLDAYLFGSHMHKLLSWKTRKVIIEGICRGLLYLHRDSRLKIIHRDLKASNILLDEAFIPKISDFGMARIFGGKDDQANTTRVVGTFGYMPPEYALRGIFSEKSDVYSFGVLLLEIVSGKRNSSFDDQQLSLTAYTWKLWNEGKIVNLMDVDIFDSGTEDDIVRYANVGLLCVQETAADRPNMSTVLSMLSSEILELPRPKQPAFHGMHGSQSTGSSTKCSVNNVSISIVEGR, encoded by the exons ATGAGTAGAACCAGCTACCACCGATTAATCATGGATGTTGTGTCTTTTATCGTCGTATTGCTCAACTTGATTGCTATTCACGTATATTTCCGGCAAGATGCAAACCAGGCATTTATCGGGAATGCGAGAAGTTTAAAGTTTGGAG TTTCTGCAGCCATTGACACCATAAGAGCTAATGAATCTCTCAGGGAAACTGAAGCTTTGATCTCCAATGGAAATAGATTCAAGTTATGTTTTTACAGCCCGTCAAATAGCAGCCGACGTTACCTCGGTATCATGTACAATGTCCCGGTGATGACTGTTGTATGGGTGGCTAATAGAAATAAGCCTCTCAGTGATTTATCTGGAACATTTCAGATATCATCAGATGGCAATCTCGTGATCTTGGATGGTCGAAAGGAGATTATGTGGTCGACAAATATTTCATCTTCTGTTACGAACTCTAGTGCTGTGCTCTTGGATACAGGGAATCTGGTTCTGCAAGATAACTCCAACGGTGCATATGTTTGGGAGAGCTTCCAGCATGCTTCCGATTCCTGgttagagaagatgaaaattgTTACAGATTTGATAACGGATGAGAAGAATATGTTGACATCGTGGACAAGTCCTGATGATCCAGCACCTGGAAGTTTCACCGTAACCCTAGAGCCTTTGGACGTACCTCAGTCGTTTGTTCGCAAGAATGGTAGCCCCTACTGGCGTACTGGTCCGTGGAATGGTCAGAAATATACTGGGGTTCCGTCCATGAGCTCACAATATCGTTACGGCGTGAAGGTTTTCAGTGATACTCCTGGAACTCTGTATCAAACACTAATACTTTCAAATTCATCTGTGTTGCTATACGTTTTATTGAACTCTTCAGGGAGTTTAGAGCAGAAGGTGTGGTCTGATGACAATAAACGATGGGACGTAACATGGTCATCAACAAGTAACGAGTGTGATATGTATGGTAAGTGTGGACCTTTCGGAAGCTGTGATGCTCAAGACAGGCCAATATGTTCCTGTCTTCGGGGCTTTGAGCCCAGAAGCAAAGATGAGTGGGATGCGGGAAACTGGACGAGTGGATGCTCGAGGAAAACTCGACTCCAATGTGAACAGAATAATTTTGTTGGTAAACAAGATGAGTTTCTAAAGGTGGAGGGAATGAAGTTGCCggatcattttatattttctggtTTATCAGAAGAAGAATGCAGGGATGTGTGCTTGATTAATTGTTCATGTATAGCTTATGCATATCCTCCTGGAATCGGATGTCTGCAATGGACTCAGAACTTAACAGATACTCAGAAGTTGGCTTATGGCGGTGATGGCTTGCACATTCGGTTGACACATTCAGAAATAG AAAAGAAGCAATACCACAAAGCAATTATTGTGACAGCAGTCGTTTTGGGGTTTATACTTGTTACCATATGCGTATACtttttgttgaaatatttGTGTTACAGAG GATATTCTGAAGAAAGCACACTCAAACATGATGAGCATGGTGTTAAACTTGAGGAGTTGTCTACATTTAGATTTATGATACTCTCAAATGCAACCGAAAATTTTAACCGTGCGAAGAAGCTTGGACAAGGTGGCTTTGGTCTAGTTTACAAa GGGAGATTACCGAATGGGGTAGAAATTGCTGTCAAAAGACTAGCAAGATCCTCTAACCAAGGGGTGGAGGAGTTCATGAATGAGGTTGAGGTGATTTCAAGGCTTCAACACCGCAATCTTGTTAGACTTCTCGGTTGTTGTGTCGAGTCCGAAGAAAAAATGCTTGTTTATGAATATATGCCCAATGGAAGCTTGGATGCCTATCTCTTTG GTTCACATATGCATAAGCTTCTTAGTTGGAAAACACGCAAAGTTATTATTGAGGGGATTTGTCGAGGCCTGCTTTACCTACATCGGGATTCAAGGTTAAAGATCATTCACAGAGATCTCAAGGCAAGTAATATCTTGTTGGATGAGGCGTTTATCCCCAAAATTTCCGACTTTGGTATGGCAAGGATTTTTGGTGGAAAGGATGACCAAGCCAACACAACAAGGGTTGTTGGGACATT TGGCTACATGCCCCCGGAATATGCATTACGTGGAATTTTCTCTGAAAAATCGGATGTGTATAGCTTTGGTGTCCTACTATTAGAGATTGTGAGTGGAAAGAGAAACTCCAGTTTTGATGATCAACAACTCTCTCTTACAGCTTAT ACATGGAAATTGTGGAATGAAGGCAAGATAGTGAATTTGATGGATGTAGACATCTTTGATAGTGGAACGGAAGATGATATTGTTCGATACGCAAATGTAGGTTTATTGTGTGTGCAAGAAACGGCAGCAGACAGGCCTAACATGTCTACAGTGTTGTCGATGCTTAGCAGTGAGATCTTGGAGCTTCCTCGACCAAAGCAGCCAGCGTTTCACGGGATGCATGGTTCTCAATCCACAGGGTCCTCTACTAAATGTTCTGTAAATAATGTTTCTATTTCTATAGTTGAAGGAAGGTAA
- the LOC125208995 gene encoding G-type lectin S-receptor-like serine/threonine-protein kinase At1g11300 isoform X4, with product MSRTSYHRLIMDVVSFIVVLLNLIAIHVYFRQDANQAFIGNARSLKFGVSAAIDTIRANESLRETEALISNGNRFKLCFYSPSNSSRRYLGIMYNVPVMTVVWVANRNKPLSDLSGTFQISSDGNLVILDGRKEIMWSTNISSSVTNSSAVLLDTGNLVLQDNSNGAYVWESFQHASDSWLEKMKIVTDLITDEKNMLTSWTSPDDPAPGSFTVTLEPLDVPQSFVRKNGSPYWRTGPWNGQKYTGVPSMSSQYRYGVKVFSDTPGTLYQTLILSNSSVLLYVLLNSSGSLEQKVWSDDNKRWDVTWSSTSNECDMYGKCGPFGSCDAQDRPICSCLRGFEPRSKDEWDAGNWTSGCSRKTRLQCEQNNFVGKQDEFLKVEGMKLPDHFIFSGLSEEECRDVCLINCSCIAYAYPPGIGCLQWTQNLTDTQKLAYGGDGLHIRLTHSEIAEKKQYHKAIIVTAVVLGFILVTICVYFLLKYLCYRGYSEESTLKHDEHGVKLEELSTFRFMILSNATENFNRAKKLGQGGFGLVYKGRLPNGVEIAVKRLARSSNQGVEEFMNEVEVISRLQHRNLVRLLGCCVESEEKMLVYEYMPNGSLDAYLFGSHMHKLLSWKTRKVIIEGICRGLLYLHRDSRLKIIHRDLKASNILLDEAFIPKISDFGMARIFGGKDDQANTTRVVGTFGYMPPEYALRGIFSEKSDVYSFGVLLLEIVSGKRNSSFDDQQLSLTAYFL from the exons ATGAGTAGAACCAGCTACCACCGATTAATCATGGATGTTGTGTCTTTTATCGTCGTATTGCTCAACTTGATTGCTATTCACGTATATTTCCGGCAAGATGCAAACCAGGCATTTATCGGGAATGCGAGAAGTTTAAAGTTTGGAG TTTCTGCAGCCATTGACACCATAAGAGCTAATGAATCTCTCAGGGAAACTGAAGCTTTGATCTCCAATGGAAATAGATTCAAGTTATGTTTTTACAGCCCGTCAAATAGCAGCCGACGTTACCTCGGTATCATGTACAATGTCCCGGTGATGACTGTTGTATGGGTGGCTAATAGAAATAAGCCTCTCAGTGATTTATCTGGAACATTTCAGATATCATCAGATGGCAATCTCGTGATCTTGGATGGTCGAAAGGAGATTATGTGGTCGACAAATATTTCATCTTCTGTTACGAACTCTAGTGCTGTGCTCTTGGATACAGGGAATCTGGTTCTGCAAGATAACTCCAACGGTGCATATGTTTGGGAGAGCTTCCAGCATGCTTCCGATTCCTGgttagagaagatgaaaattgTTACAGATTTGATAACGGATGAGAAGAATATGTTGACATCGTGGACAAGTCCTGATGATCCAGCACCTGGAAGTTTCACCGTAACCCTAGAGCCTTTGGACGTACCTCAGTCGTTTGTTCGCAAGAATGGTAGCCCCTACTGGCGTACTGGTCCGTGGAATGGTCAGAAATATACTGGGGTTCCGTCCATGAGCTCACAATATCGTTACGGCGTGAAGGTTTTCAGTGATACTCCTGGAACTCTGTATCAAACACTAATACTTTCAAATTCATCTGTGTTGCTATACGTTTTATTGAACTCTTCAGGGAGTTTAGAGCAGAAGGTGTGGTCTGATGACAATAAACGATGGGACGTAACATGGTCATCAACAAGTAACGAGTGTGATATGTATGGTAAGTGTGGACCTTTCGGAAGCTGTGATGCTCAAGACAGGCCAATATGTTCCTGTCTTCGGGGCTTTGAGCCCAGAAGCAAAGATGAGTGGGATGCGGGAAACTGGACGAGTGGATGCTCGAGGAAAACTCGACTCCAATGTGAACAGAATAATTTTGTTGGTAAACAAGATGAGTTTCTAAAGGTGGAGGGAATGAAGTTGCCggatcattttatattttctggtTTATCAGAAGAAGAATGCAGGGATGTGTGCTTGATTAATTGTTCATGTATAGCTTATGCATATCCTCCTGGAATCGGATGTCTGCAATGGACTCAGAACTTAACAGATACTCAGAAGTTGGCTTATGGCGGTGATGGCTTGCACATTCGGTTGACACATTCAGAAATAG CAGAAAAGAAGCAATACCACAAAGCAATTATTGTGACAGCAGTCGTTTTGGGGTTTATACTTGTTACCATATGCGTATACtttttgttgaaatatttGTGTTACAGAG GATATTCTGAAGAAAGCACACTCAAACATGATGAGCATGGTGTTAAACTTGAGGAGTTGTCTACATTTAGATTTATGATACTCTCAAATGCAACCGAAAATTTTAACCGTGCGAAGAAGCTTGGACAAGGTGGCTTTGGTCTAGTTTACAAa GGGAGATTACCGAATGGGGTAGAAATTGCTGTCAAAAGACTAGCAAGATCCTCTAACCAAGGGGTGGAGGAGTTCATGAATGAGGTTGAGGTGATTTCAAGGCTTCAACACCGCAATCTTGTTAGACTTCTCGGTTGTTGTGTCGAGTCCGAAGAAAAAATGCTTGTTTATGAATATATGCCCAATGGAAGCTTGGATGCCTATCTCTTTG GTTCACATATGCATAAGCTTCTTAGTTGGAAAACACGCAAAGTTATTATTGAGGGGATTTGTCGAGGCCTGCTTTACCTACATCGGGATTCAAGGTTAAAGATCATTCACAGAGATCTCAAGGCAAGTAATATCTTGTTGGATGAGGCGTTTATCCCCAAAATTTCCGACTTTGGTATGGCAAGGATTTTTGGTGGAAAGGATGACCAAGCCAACACAACAAGGGTTGTTGGGACATT TGGCTACATGCCCCCGGAATATGCATTACGTGGAATTTTCTCTGAAAAATCGGATGTGTATAGCTTTGGTGTCCTACTATTAGAGATTGTGAGTGGAAAGAGAAACTCCAGTTTTGATGATCAACAACTCTCTCTTACAGCTTAT TTTTTGTAA